From Rhinopithecus roxellana isolate Shanxi Qingling chromosome 17, ASM756505v1, whole genome shotgun sequence, one genomic window encodes:
- the IL36G gene encoding interleukin-36 gamma isoform X2 yields the protein MRGTPGNPAGGGRVVSQSMRTPITGTVNDLNQQVWTLRGQILVAVPRSDSVTPVTVAVITCKYPEALDQSRGDPIYLGIQNPEMCLYCEKVGGQPTLQLKEQKIMDLYGQPEPVKPFLFYRVKTGRTSTLESVAFPNWFIASSTRDQPIILTSELGKSYNTAFELNINN from the exons ATGAGAGGCACTCCAGGAAACCCTGCTGGTGGAGGAAGGGTCGTCTCTCAGTCAA TGCGTACACCTATTACTGGGACTGTTAATGATTTGAATCAGCAAGTGTGGACCCTTCGGGGTCAGATCCTTGTGGCAGTTCCACGAAGTGACAGTGTGACTCCAG TCACTGTCGCTGTTATCACATGCAAGTATCCAGAGGCTCTTGACCAAAGCAGAGGGGATCCCATTTATTTGGGAATCCAGAATCCAGAAATGTGTTTGTATTGTGAGAAGGTTGGAGGACAGCCCACGTTGCAGCTAAAA GAGCAGAAGATCATGGATTTGTATGGCCAACCTGAGCCTGTGAAACCCTTCCTTTTCTACCGTGTCAAGACTGGTAGGACCTCCACCCTTGAGTCTGTGGCCTTCCCAAACTGGTTCATTGCCTCTTCCACGAGAGACCAGCCCATCATCCTGACTTCAGAACTTGGGAAGTCATACAACACTGCCtttgaattaaatataaataactga
- the IL36G gene encoding interleukin-36 gamma isoform X1, protein MRGTPGNPAGGGRVVSQSSESLRTPITGTVNDLNQQVWTLRGQILVAVPRSDSVTPVTVAVITCKYPEALDQSRGDPIYLGIQNPEMCLYCEKVGGQPTLQLKEQKIMDLYGQPEPVKPFLFYRVKTGRTSTLESVAFPNWFIASSTRDQPIILTSELGKSYNTAFELNINN, encoded by the exons ATGAGAGGCACTCCAGGAAACCCTGCTGGTGGAGGAAGGGTCGTCTCTCAGTCAAGTGAATCAT TGCGTACACCTATTACTGGGACTGTTAATGATTTGAATCAGCAAGTGTGGACCCTTCGGGGTCAGATCCTTGTGGCAGTTCCACGAAGTGACAGTGTGACTCCAG TCACTGTCGCTGTTATCACATGCAAGTATCCAGAGGCTCTTGACCAAAGCAGAGGGGATCCCATTTATTTGGGAATCCAGAATCCAGAAATGTGTTTGTATTGTGAGAAGGTTGGAGGACAGCCCACGTTGCAGCTAAAA GAGCAGAAGATCATGGATTTGTATGGCCAACCTGAGCCTGTGAAACCCTTCCTTTTCTACCGTGTCAAGACTGGTAGGACCTCCACCCTTGAGTCTGTGGCCTTCCCAAACTGGTTCATTGCCTCTTCCACGAGAGACCAGCCCATCATCCTGACTTCAGAACTTGGGAAGTCATACAACACTGCCtttgaattaaatataaataactga
- the IL36G gene encoding interleukin-36 gamma isoform X3, with amino-acid sequence MRTPITGTVNDLNQQVWTLRGQILVAVPRSDSVTPVTVAVITCKYPEALDQSRGDPIYLGIQNPEMCLYCEKVGGQPTLQLKEQKIMDLYGQPEPVKPFLFYRVKTGRTSTLESVAFPNWFIASSTRDQPIILTSELGKSYNTAFELNINN; translated from the exons A TGCGTACACCTATTACTGGGACTGTTAATGATTTGAATCAGCAAGTGTGGACCCTTCGGGGTCAGATCCTTGTGGCAGTTCCACGAAGTGACAGTGTGACTCCAG TCACTGTCGCTGTTATCACATGCAAGTATCCAGAGGCTCTTGACCAAAGCAGAGGGGATCCCATTTATTTGGGAATCCAGAATCCAGAAATGTGTTTGTATTGTGAGAAGGTTGGAGGACAGCCCACGTTGCAGCTAAAA GAGCAGAAGATCATGGATTTGTATGGCCAACCTGAGCCTGTGAAACCCTTCCTTTTCTACCGTGTCAAGACTGGTAGGACCTCCACCCTTGAGTCTGTGGCCTTCCCAAACTGGTTCATTGCCTCTTCCACGAGAGACCAGCCCATCATCCTGACTTCAGAACTTGGGAAGTCATACAACACTGCCtttgaattaaatataaataactga